A section of the Elizabethkingia anophelis R26 genome encodes:
- a CDS encoding PspC family transcriptional regulator, protein MLSNIRHKMERQWFGVLTRMGAKLGIPVSKLRVFFIYSTFATAGVFFLIYLGLAFTLWIKDMFITRRPSVFDL, encoded by the coding sequence ATGCTGAGCAACATAAGACATAAAATGGAAAGACAATGGTTTGGAGTATTAACCCGCATGGGAGCCAAACTGGGAATTCCTGTGTCCAAACTCCGCGTGTTCTTTATCTACTCCACTTTTGCTACTGCCGGAGTATTCTTCCTTATCTATTTAGGTCTTGCATTTACTTTGTGGATAAAAGATATGTTTATTACCCGAAGACCTAGTGTTTTTGATTTGTAG